TATCTGGATCTTGATTTCATAATTGGACATAGGATTCTCGCATCAAAAGGTTCTTTTTGGGGGAAAATAACGCAAAATCCAGTGTATTCCTGTTCTACAACATATTCAAATCACCTGCACAGCTCGACATTTTTCAGTTGTCACACCAGCTATTCTGTTTTTTCATCCTTGATGCTGAGGAGATGTCCCAATTTTGTTTTCTTGGTTTTCAGATAACCAACATTGTCAGGCATCGCCCCTATTTCCAAGGGAACACGATCTACGACTTCCAGATGATATCCCTGTAAGCCTACGATTTTCCTTGGATTGTTGGTCAACAATTTCATTTTACGAACGCCCAGCATTGAAAGAATCTGCGCTCCAATCCCATAATCCCTCAAATCTTCCTTGAAACCCAGTTTGTGATTGGCTTCCACGGTATCAGCTCCTTGATCCTGAAGATCATAAGCCTTGATTTTATTGATCAGGCCTATACCCCGTCCTTCCTGCGGTAAATAAAGAATGACTCCTTTTCCTGCGTCTTCTACCATTTTCATGGCAACTTGAAGCTGTTTGCCACAATCACAACGATAAGAGCCAAAAACGTCTCCTGTGAGACATTCAGAATGGACTCTGACAAGAATGGGTTCGTCAGGAGTCCATGTTCCTTTGATCAAAGCCACATAATCACTCTGATCCATGATGCTTTGAAAACCAATCAAGCGAAAGGTACCATATTGAGTTGGGAGATTTGCTTCTGCCAGTTTGGTAACCAGCATTTCATTTTTTTTACGATAATCAATCAGATCAGCGATTGTGACCAGTTTCAGCTTATGATGGTCGGCAAATGTTCTTAATTCAGGAGCTCTTGCCATTGTTCCATCGTCACTCATGATTTCACAAATAACACCACCCCCCCGTAATCCAGCCAATTTGGCAAGATCCACGGAACCTTCAGTGTGGCCAACTCTCACAAGAACCCCCCCTTCTCTGGCACGCAGCGGGAAAATATGGCCGGGACGTTTCAAATCAGATGGCTTAACGTTTTCTGCCATGGCGGCCTGAATAGTACGCGCTCTGTCTGCGGCTGAAATGCCAGTAGTCACACCGGTCGCGGCTTCAATGCTCACGGTAAAATTGGTACCATGCATTGATTCATTATGAGAGACCATCAATGGCAAATTCAATTGCTCAACTCGATCTGAATCCAGGGCAAGGCAAATGAGGCCTCGTCCGTATTTAGCCATGAAATTGATCATTTCCGGTGTCGCTTTTTCCGCGGCAAAAACCAGATCTCCTTCATTCTCACGATCCTCGTCATCTACCAGAATAATCATTTTTCCATCACGTATGTCCTGTATCGCCTCAGCGATAGAATCAAAACGCAGTGTATCAGCACGTTCACTCATGATTTCTCATATTAAAATCGGCATGGATCATGATGTCCTCCCCCACCATTCGTACAGAACTGATTCTCAGTAATGACGCCTGGTCCAGTGTCAGACATTCCAATTCTCCACACCAGGTTAGCGAATCCTGGCCACCAATAATTTTGGGAGCAATGAACAATACAAGATGATGGGCCATGTTTGCCCGGATAAAACTGGCAAAAATTGAACTGCCACCTTCCACCAAAAGAGATTGAATTCCATATTGAGGAAGGATGGATACTAACCATTCAGGTTCTGGACGGGGATCTGGAGCGTGAAGAATCGTCACATTCGGATTTGATTTTTTTAGGGATCCAAACTTGCGAAGTGAGCAACTCTGTCCCACGACCCACAACACTTTCACCCCATCATTTCTGAAACATAAGCTATTTTCAGGACTTCGTCCCTGAGAATCCAGAATAATTCTGACAGGTGATTTCCCCTGATGGATATTTCTGGTATCAAGACGTGGATTATCCTGTATCACGGTCTGGACACCCACTAAAATGGCATCATGCCGATTTCGTATTTGATGTGCCTCCTGACGGGCATGTAAGCCTGTTATCCACTGGGACATTCCCATTTTTGTGGCAATTTTGCCATCCAGGGTACAGGCAACCTTGAGGGTCACATCAACAGACACAATAATTCTCATTCATGGTTGAGTCCAGGAGCATTGTTTGGATTGGGATTATAGTACAATTGATAAATTTTTTGAGTATCTGTGCCAAGCGCATTCAACAACAAAATTTTATTCATTAACCATAAGTAATTAAAAAAACCCAGTTTATGAAATTTTCTTGAAGAGGGGAATATGGGCGCTTCAACGAATCCCGCATGATAATGTCTGAGTTTTTTATTGATTTTCAGATCTTCAAGCAGAAACTCCTCAGGAAAGCCACCAATCTGCTCAAAAACAGCTTTGCGGATACACATTCCCTGATCGCCATAAATCAGTTTCAGATACCGACTCCTAAAATTCGAAATCATTTCCAGCCATCTGAAGTTAAAAGAATTTTCCGGGAAATGAATACGAAAACAGGAATAATCAATCGATTGAGTTTCCCATAATGAACTCAGTGCGTCTACGGCAGATCCTGGAACAATGACATCTCCATGGAGAAACAAAACATGTTCTGACTGAATGGCTTTGGCCCCTTCATTCCAGCATTGACTTCTTTTCAATGGTTTATCAAACCGAATATACCTGATCGGAAAATTAGTAACGATCGCAGAAGTTTGATCAGTACTGCCATTGTCCACCACCACGATTTCGTCAAAGTGGCGCAACCAGCAAGGTATATTTTTTATTAAATAACCGGCCTCATTTTTTACTGCGACAACCACACCTGGAAGCATGGTTACTCCTGTAGTGCTGCAATATCTTCCGCCGTCACATGATTTTCGTGATTGAGTGTGAAATAGGGAATTCCGCCCAGTAAACACACCAGCAACTGTATGATCACATACAGGTTGAAAATATCCGCGCCACCTGAAATTCCGACCATATGGTATAAGGATTCAAAGGCGGCATGTCCTACGCCAACACCACCGGGAGCAATCGGAATTGCGACCGTGATCAACCCGATAGGCATGATAAAAAGCTGGGTTGCCAGTTTCAGGTTTTGAACTTCCAACAACGAGGCCATTTGAAAGAAAAACATTGCAATGATGGAATGGATTAAAATGGACATCAACAAGGTACTCAGCAACGTCCATTTTCGGTGCTCATACAGTTTAAAGGCACTATAAACCTTGGTGGTCAGATGACTGGCTGGTAATTTACTGAACAATAGCAGGAACGGATCCTTGTTCCTGAAGGGAAACAGCACAATCGCGTAAAACAGAAGTGTCCCGATAAACAGAATGACGATCATGACCACCATGGAATGCAGAGCCGCATTGTGAGCAATGAGTTGCCAATTGAACAGCAACGCTAGAAAAGCCATCACAATCAGTCCGAATAAGCCAACAAACCGATCAATGAGCAGGGTCGTGAACGCTTTGGCTTTTCCCTCATTCTGTTGGGCCTTGATGATGTAATAGCCTTTCACCACATCGCCACTGACAGCACCGGGCAATGACACGTTGAAAAACATACCAATCCAGGTCAGTAAAAATGCCCGGGTATAGTCCACCTTCAAGCCCACGGCCTTGAGCAATAAAAACCAGCGATAACTGGCCAAGGGAATCATGAACAGGACTGTCCCTAGAAAAATCAGGCAAGGAATCAATGGTTTTTCCCAGAATAGTTTCATCCGTTCAGGGTTAAGTCGATCACTTGCAATCAGGTAATAAAGGATTCCACCAACCAGTCCCAATTTGATCAATGTGATAAAGAGCTTTTTCATCCTGGATCTCCATAATAAATCCAAACCAGCAAATCCAGTCCGGCCAGTATCACCAGCACTGACATCAGTACGGGTATCATTTTTTTTTGTTCAACAATTGTGAGCGTGGTAAGCATTCCCACAGCCAGATGCAAAATGCCCAGAAACATCATCCCTCTGGAACAGAAAAATCCAAGGGTCCCTCCGCAAACACCATGAACCATCTCAACCAACAGGGAACGTATTCCATAGCGCGCCTCACAATAACGGCAACGGCCTCTGGACAGTAAAAAAGAAAAAACGGGGATATTGTCAAACCATGCCAGTTGTGTACCGCATGAAAAACAGAGCGATCTCACTGGAAACGCGATGTTGATTCTATTATT
This portion of the SAR324 cluster bacterium genome encodes:
- a CDS encoding bifunctional 3,4-dihydroxy-2-butanone-4-phosphate synthase/GTP cyclohydrolase II, translating into MSERADTLRFDSIAEAIQDIRDGKMIILVDDEDRENEGDLVFAAEKATPEMINFMAKYGRGLICLALDSDRVEQLNLPLMVSHNESMHGTNFTVSIEAATGVTTGISAADRARTIQAAMAENVKPSDLKRPGHIFPLRAREGGVLVRVGHTEGSVDLAKLAGLRGGGVICEIMSDDGTMARAPELRTFADHHKLKLVTIADLIDYRKKNEMLVTKLAEANLPTQYGTFRLIGFQSIMDQSDYVALIKGTWTPDEPILVRVHSECLTGDVFGSYRCDCGKQLQVAMKMVEDAGKGVILYLPQEGRGIGLINKIKAYDLQDQGADTVEANHKLGFKEDLRDYGIGAQILSMLGVRKMKLLTNNPRKIVGLQGYHLEVVDRVPLEIGAMPDNVGYLKTKKTKLGHLLSIKDEKTE
- a CDS encoding RibD family protein, whose product is MSVDVTLKVACTLDGKIATKMGMSQWITGLHARQEAHQIRNRHDAILVGVQTVIQDNPRLDTRNIHQGKSPVRIILDSQGRSPENSLCFRNDGVKVLWVVGQSCSLRKFGSLKKSNPNVTILHAPDPRPEPEWLVSILPQYGIQSLLVEGGSSIFASFIRANMAHHLVLFIAPKIIGGQDSLTWCGELECLTLDQASLLRISSVRMVGEDIMIHADFNMRNHE
- a CDS encoding glycosyltransferase, translated to MLPGVVVAVKNEAGYLIKNIPCWLRHFDEIVVVDNGSTDQTSAIVTNFPIRYIRFDKPLKRSQCWNEGAKAIQSEHVLFLHGDVIVPGSAVDALSSLWETQSIDYSCFRIHFPENSFNFRWLEMISNFRSRYLKLIYGDQGMCIRKAVFEQIGGFPEEFLLEDLKINKKLRHYHAGFVEAPIFPSSRKFHKLGFFNYLWLMNKILLLNALGTDTQKIYQLYYNPNPNNAPGLNHE
- a CDS encoding flippase-like domain-containing protein; translation: MKKLFITLIKLGLVGGILYYLIASDRLNPERMKLFWEKPLIPCLIFLGTVLFMIPLASYRWFLLLKAVGLKVDYTRAFLLTWIGMFFNVSLPGAVSGDVVKGYYIIKAQQNEGKAKAFTTLLIDRFVGLFGLIVMAFLALLFNWQLIAHNAALHSMVVMIVILFIGTLLFYAIVLFPFRNKDPFLLLFSKLPASHLTTKVYSAFKLYEHRKWTLLSTLLMSILIHSIIAMFFFQMASLLEVQNLKLATQLFIMPIGLITVAIPIAPGGVGVGHAAFESLYHMVGISGGADIFNLYVIIQLLVCLLGGIPYFTLNHENHVTAEDIAALQE
- a CDS encoding prepilin peptidase — protein: MLQWIESIFSAMFGLAVGSFINVCIDRIPLQFMTGSEKQKLMESSSVSPVIKQYLQNNRINIAFPVRSLCFSCGTQLAWFDNIPVFSFLLSRGRCRYCEARYGIRSLLVEMVHGVCGGTLGFFCSRGMMFLGILHLAVGMLTTLTIVEQKKMIPVLMSVLVILAGLDLLVWIYYGDPG